In Denticeps clupeoides chromosome 1, fDenClu1.1, whole genome shotgun sequence, a single window of DNA contains:
- the pcdh7b gene encoding protocadherin-7b isoform X4, which translates to MRTAGAVDYLCYSVLVTQLLGRSAAKQVLRYRLAEEGPADIRIGNVAADLGIVAGSGDVTFTLESGSDYFKIDNITGDLSTNERRIDREKLQQCQMIFDENECFIDFEVSVIGPSQSWVDLFEGKVTILDINDNTPSFPSPVLTLSVEENRPIGTLYLLPTATDRDFGRNGIERYELIQDGGDAPARRMGVGAAAGESHAGKRRFEDGSRSSSSVFELQVADTTDGDKQPQLIIKGALDREQRDSYELALRVRDGGDPPRSSQAILRVMITDVNDNSPRFEKAVYEADLPENSSPGAPILQLRALDADVGVNGQIEYVFGAATESVRRLLRLDESTGWLSVLHRIDREEVSQLRFSVTARDRGQPPKTDKATVVLNIKDENDNVPNIDIRKIGRIFLRDGVANVAEDVVVDTPVALVQVSDRDQGQNGMVTCTVVGDVPFQLKPASEIEGEMNKKKYFLHTSAPLDYELVQEYNVVIVAVDSGSPSLSSNNSLIVKVGDTNDNPPVFAKATVEVSFLENNAPGERVATVLALDADSGKNAEVSYSLDSSVNGVFSIDPDSGDIRVNAILDREQTERYEFKVIAKDKGVPVLEGSSTVVVLVADKNDNEPKFMQDVFTFYVKENLQPNSPVGMVTVMDADKGSNAQMSLFIEEEEEIFSIENDTGTIFSTMSFDREQKTAYSFRVKAVDGGDPPRSATATVSLFVMDENDNPPSVIFPLNNTYTLLPPASAVKTVVRTVMATDTDTGSNADLNFSIIGGNPFKLFEMDHATGVISLVGKLEQKHYGLHRLVVQVNDSGQPSQSTTTLVHVFVNESLANSSVVESMVARSLGTPLNADIAGDPNYDLSKQRLSIVIGVVSGIMTVILIILVVVMARYCRPKNKNGYEAGKKDHEDFFTPQQHDKSKKPKKDKNKKKSKQPLYSSIVTVEASKPNGQRYDGVNEKLSDSPGMGRYRSVNGGPGSPDLARHYKSSSPLPTVQLHPQSPTAGKKHQAVQDLPPANTFVGTGDNISLGSDHCSEYSSQTINKYNKQPFRRVTFSVVSQPQDPHHQGSLQSCYDSGLDESETPSSKSSTGPRLGALPLPEDSYERTTPDGSVGEKEH; encoded by the coding sequence ATGAGGACCGCGGGCGCCGTGGACTACCTGTGCTACTCCGTGCTCGTCACGCAGCTGCTGGGCCGTTCCGCCGCCAAGCAGGTGCTCCGGTACCGGCTGGCCGAGGAGGGTCCCGCCGACATCCGGATAGGCAACGTGGCCGCCGACCTCGGCATCGTGGCGGGCTCCGGCGACGTGACGTTCACCCTGGAGTCCGGCTCCGACTACTTCAAGATCGACAACATCACCGGCGACCTGAGCACCAACGAGCGGCGGATAGACCGCGAGAAGCTGCAGCAGTGCCAGATGATCTTCGACGAGAACGAGTGCTTCATCGACTTCGAGGTGTCCGTCATCGGACCCTCGCAGAGCTGGGTCGACCTGTTCGAGGGCAAGGTGACCATCTTGGACATCAACGACAACACCCCCTCCTTCCCGTCGCCGGTGCTCACGCTGTCCGTGGAGGAGAACCGGCCGATCGGCACGCTGTACCTCCTCCCCACCGCCACCGACCGGGACTTCGGGCGCAACGGGATCGAGAGGTACGAGCTGATCCAGGACGGCGGGGACGCCCCCGCCCGGAGGATGGGCGTCGGCGCGGCCGCCGGCGAGTCCCACGCGGGGAAGCGGCGCTTCGAGGACGGGtcgcgcagcagcagcagcgtgttCGAGCTGCAGGTGGCCGACACCACCGACGGCGACAAGCAGCCGCAGCTCATCATCAAAGGCGCGCTGGACCGGGAGCAGCGCGACTCGTACGAGCTGGCGCTGCGCGTCCGCGACGGCGGCGACCCCCCGCGCTCCTCGCAGGCCATCCTGCGCGTCATGATCAcggacgtgaacgacaacagCCCGCGCTTCGAGAAGGCCGTGTACGAGGCGGACCTGCCCGAGaacagctccccgggcgcccccATCCTGCAGCTGAGGGCGCTGGACGCCGACGTGGGGGTCAACGGGCAGATCGAGTACGTGTTCGGCGCCGCCACCGAGTCGGTGCGACGTCTCCTGCGCCTGGACGAGAGCACCGGCTGGCTGAGCGTCCTGCACCGGATCGACCGCGAGGAGGTGAGCCAGCTGCGCTTCAGCGTGACGGCCCGCGACCGCGGCCAGCCCCCCAAGACCGACAAGGCCACCGTGGTGCTCAACATCAAGGACGAGAACGACAACGTGCCCAACATCGACATCCGCAAGATCGGCCGCATCTTCCTGCGCGACGGCGTGGCCAACGTGGCGGAGGACGTGGTGGTGGACACGCCCGTCGCGCTGGTGCAGGTGTCCGACCGAGACCAGGGCCAGAACGGCATGGTGACCTGCACCGTGGTCGGGGACGTGCCCTTCCAGCTGAAGCCGGCCAGCGAGATCGAGGGCGAGATGAACAAGAAGAAGTACTTCCTGCACACGTCGGCGCCGCTGGACTACGAGCTGGTGCAGGAGTACAACGTCGTCATCGTGGCCGTGGACTCCGGCAGCCCCAGCCTGTCCAGCAACAACTCGCTCATCGTCAAGGTGGGCGACACCAACGACAACCCGCCCGTCTTCGCCAAGGCCACGGTGGAGGTGTCGTTCCTGGAGAACAACGCCCCCGGCGAGCGGGTGGCCACCGTGCTGGCCCTGGACGCCGACAGTGGCAAGAACGCCGAAGTCTCCTATTCGCTCGACTCGTCCGTGAACGGCGTGTTTTCCATCGACCCCGACAGCGGGGACATCAGGGTGAACGCCATTTTGGACCGAGAGCAGACGGAGCGCTACGAGTTCAAGGTCATCGCGAAGGACAAGGGCGTACCGGTCCTGGAGGGCTCCTCCACCGTCGTCGTCCTCGTAGCCGACAAGAACGACAACGAGCCCAAGTTCATGCAGGACGTCTTCACGTTTTACGTGAAGGAGAACCTACAGCCCAACAGCCCCGTCGGCATGGTGACGGTGATGGACGCTGACAAGGGGTCCAACGCCCAAATGAGCCTCTTCattgaagaagaagaggagatcTTCTCCATCGAGAACGACACCGGCACCATTTTCTCCACCATGTCGTTCGACCGCGAGCAGAAGACGGCGTACTCCTTCCGTGTCAAGGCGGTGGACGGCGGCGACCCGCCCCGCTCAGCCACGGCGACCGTGTCGCTCTTTGTCATGGACGAGAACGACAACCCGCCCTCCGTCATTTTCCCGCTCAACAACACCTACACCCTGCTACCTCCAGCCAGCGCCGTAAAGACGGTGGTGCGAACGGTCATGGCCACCGACACCGACACGGGCTCCAACGCCGACCTGAACTTCAGCATCATTGGAGGCAACCCCTTCAAGCTGTTCGAGATGGACCACGCCACCGGGGTCATCTCGCTGGTGGGGAAGCTGGAGCAGAAGCACTACGGGCTCCACCGCCTGGTGGTCCAGGTGAACGACAGTGGCCAGCCGTCCCAGAGCACCACCACCCTGGTCCACGTCTTCGTCAACGAGAGCCTGGCCAACTCCAGCGTGGTGGAGTCAATGGTGGCCAGGAGCCTGGGCACCCCGCTCAACGCGGACATCGCAGGAGACCCCAACTACGACCTCAGCAAGCAGCGCCTCAGCATCGTCATCGGCGTCGTGTCCGGCATCATGACGGTCATCCTCATAATCCTGGTCGTCGTCATGGCGCGCTACTGCCGTCCCAAGAACAAGAACGGCTACGAGGCGGGCAAAAAGGACCACGAGGACTTCTTCACGCCCCAGCAGCACGACAAGAGCAAAAAGCCCAAAAAGGACAAGAACAAGAAGAAATCCAAGCAGCCGCTGTACAGCAGCATCGTGACGGTGGAGGCCTCCAAGCCCAACGGCCAGCGCTACGACGGCGTCAACGAGAAGCTCTCCGACAGCCCCGGGATGGGCCGCTACCGCTCGGTCAACGGCGGGCCGGGCAGCCCCGACCTGGCGCGCCACTACAAGTCCAGCTCGCCGCTGCCCACCGTCCAGCTGCACCCGCAGTCGCCCACGGCCGGCAAGAAGCACCAGGCCGTGCAGGACCTGCCCCCCGCCAACACCTTCGTGGGCACCGGGGACAACATTTCCCTGGGCTCGGACCACTGCTCCGAGTACAGCAGCCAGACCATCAACAAGTACAACAAGCAG
- the pcdh7b gene encoding protocadherin-7b isoform X3, with protein MRTAGAVDYLCYSVLVTQLLGRSAAKQVLRYRLAEEGPADIRIGNVAADLGIVAGSGDVTFTLESGSDYFKIDNITGDLSTNERRIDREKLQQCQMIFDENECFIDFEVSVIGPSQSWVDLFEGKVTILDINDNTPSFPSPVLTLSVEENRPIGTLYLLPTATDRDFGRNGIERYELIQDGGDAPARRMGVGAAAGESHAGKRRFEDGSRSSSSVFELQVADTTDGDKQPQLIIKGALDREQRDSYELALRVRDGGDPPRSSQAILRVMITDVNDNSPRFEKAVYEADLPENSSPGAPILQLRALDADVGVNGQIEYVFGAATESVRRLLRLDESTGWLSVLHRIDREEVSQLRFSVTARDRGQPPKTDKATVVLNIKDENDNVPNIDIRKIGRIFLRDGVANVAEDVVVDTPVALVQVSDRDQGQNGMVTCTVVGDVPFQLKPASEIEGEMNKKKYFLHTSAPLDYELVQEYNVVIVAVDSGSPSLSSNNSLIVKVGDTNDNPPVFAKATVEVSFLENNAPGERVATVLALDADSGKNAEVSYSLDSSVNGVFSIDPDSGDIRVNAILDREQTERYEFKVIAKDKGVPVLEGSSTVVVLVADKNDNEPKFMQDVFTFYVKENLQPNSPVGMVTVMDADKGSNAQMSLFIEEEEEIFSIENDTGTIFSTMSFDREQKTAYSFRVKAVDGGDPPRSATATVSLFVMDENDNPPSVIFPLNNTYTLLPPASAVKTVVRTVMATDTDTGSNADLNFSIIGGNPFKLFEMDHATGVISLVGKLEQKHYGLHRLVVQVNDSGQPSQSTTTLVHVFVNESLANSSVVESMVARSLGTPLNADIAGDPNYDLSKQRLSIVIGVVSGIMTVILIILVVVMARYCRPKNKNGYEAGKKDHEDFFTPQQHDKSKKPKKDKNKKKSKQPLYSSIVTVEASKPNGQRYDGVNEKLSDSPGMGRYRSVNGGPGSPDLARHYKSSSPLPTVQLHPQSPTAGKKHQAVQDLPPANTFVGTGDNISLGSDHCSEYSSQTINKYNKQLESIPAERAPGHPCTAEPMRPRAYLALPIRLTSPPLNCGTRADAAPGPGFAARTPYYSAAVVTPALPCRPPSRFEMGQK; from the exons ATGAGGACCGCGGGCGCCGTGGACTACCTGTGCTACTCCGTGCTCGTCACGCAGCTGCTGGGCCGTTCCGCCGCCAAGCAGGTGCTCCGGTACCGGCTGGCCGAGGAGGGTCCCGCCGACATCCGGATAGGCAACGTGGCCGCCGACCTCGGCATCGTGGCGGGCTCCGGCGACGTGACGTTCACCCTGGAGTCCGGCTCCGACTACTTCAAGATCGACAACATCACCGGCGACCTGAGCACCAACGAGCGGCGGATAGACCGCGAGAAGCTGCAGCAGTGCCAGATGATCTTCGACGAGAACGAGTGCTTCATCGACTTCGAGGTGTCCGTCATCGGACCCTCGCAGAGCTGGGTCGACCTGTTCGAGGGCAAGGTGACCATCTTGGACATCAACGACAACACCCCCTCCTTCCCGTCGCCGGTGCTCACGCTGTCCGTGGAGGAGAACCGGCCGATCGGCACGCTGTACCTCCTCCCCACCGCCACCGACCGGGACTTCGGGCGCAACGGGATCGAGAGGTACGAGCTGATCCAGGACGGCGGGGACGCCCCCGCCCGGAGGATGGGCGTCGGCGCGGCCGCCGGCGAGTCCCACGCGGGGAAGCGGCGCTTCGAGGACGGGtcgcgcagcagcagcagcgtgttCGAGCTGCAGGTGGCCGACACCACCGACGGCGACAAGCAGCCGCAGCTCATCATCAAAGGCGCGCTGGACCGGGAGCAGCGCGACTCGTACGAGCTGGCGCTGCGCGTCCGCGACGGCGGCGACCCCCCGCGCTCCTCGCAGGCCATCCTGCGCGTCATGATCAcggacgtgaacgacaacagCCCGCGCTTCGAGAAGGCCGTGTACGAGGCGGACCTGCCCGAGaacagctccccgggcgcccccATCCTGCAGCTGAGGGCGCTGGACGCCGACGTGGGGGTCAACGGGCAGATCGAGTACGTGTTCGGCGCCGCCACCGAGTCGGTGCGACGTCTCCTGCGCCTGGACGAGAGCACCGGCTGGCTGAGCGTCCTGCACCGGATCGACCGCGAGGAGGTGAGCCAGCTGCGCTTCAGCGTGACGGCCCGCGACCGCGGCCAGCCCCCCAAGACCGACAAGGCCACCGTGGTGCTCAACATCAAGGACGAGAACGACAACGTGCCCAACATCGACATCCGCAAGATCGGCCGCATCTTCCTGCGCGACGGCGTGGCCAACGTGGCGGAGGACGTGGTGGTGGACACGCCCGTCGCGCTGGTGCAGGTGTCCGACCGAGACCAGGGCCAGAACGGCATGGTGACCTGCACCGTGGTCGGGGACGTGCCCTTCCAGCTGAAGCCGGCCAGCGAGATCGAGGGCGAGATGAACAAGAAGAAGTACTTCCTGCACACGTCGGCGCCGCTGGACTACGAGCTGGTGCAGGAGTACAACGTCGTCATCGTGGCCGTGGACTCCGGCAGCCCCAGCCTGTCCAGCAACAACTCGCTCATCGTCAAGGTGGGCGACACCAACGACAACCCGCCCGTCTTCGCCAAGGCCACGGTGGAGGTGTCGTTCCTGGAGAACAACGCCCCCGGCGAGCGGGTGGCCACCGTGCTGGCCCTGGACGCCGACAGTGGCAAGAACGCCGAAGTCTCCTATTCGCTCGACTCGTCCGTGAACGGCGTGTTTTCCATCGACCCCGACAGCGGGGACATCAGGGTGAACGCCATTTTGGACCGAGAGCAGACGGAGCGCTACGAGTTCAAGGTCATCGCGAAGGACAAGGGCGTACCGGTCCTGGAGGGCTCCTCCACCGTCGTCGTCCTCGTAGCCGACAAGAACGACAACGAGCCCAAGTTCATGCAGGACGTCTTCACGTTTTACGTGAAGGAGAACCTACAGCCCAACAGCCCCGTCGGCATGGTGACGGTGATGGACGCTGACAAGGGGTCCAACGCCCAAATGAGCCTCTTCattgaagaagaagaggagatcTTCTCCATCGAGAACGACACCGGCACCATTTTCTCCACCATGTCGTTCGACCGCGAGCAGAAGACGGCGTACTCCTTCCGTGTCAAGGCGGTGGACGGCGGCGACCCGCCCCGCTCAGCCACGGCGACCGTGTCGCTCTTTGTCATGGACGAGAACGACAACCCGCCCTCCGTCATTTTCCCGCTCAACAACACCTACACCCTGCTACCTCCAGCCAGCGCCGTAAAGACGGTGGTGCGAACGGTCATGGCCACCGACACCGACACGGGCTCCAACGCCGACCTGAACTTCAGCATCATTGGAGGCAACCCCTTCAAGCTGTTCGAGATGGACCACGCCACCGGGGTCATCTCGCTGGTGGGGAAGCTGGAGCAGAAGCACTACGGGCTCCACCGCCTGGTGGTCCAGGTGAACGACAGTGGCCAGCCGTCCCAGAGCACCACCACCCTGGTCCACGTCTTCGTCAACGAGAGCCTGGCCAACTCCAGCGTGGTGGAGTCAATGGTGGCCAGGAGCCTGGGCACCCCGCTCAACGCGGACATCGCAGGAGACCCCAACTACGACCTCAGCAAGCAGCGCCTCAGCATCGTCATCGGCGTCGTGTCCGGCATCATGACGGTCATCCTCATAATCCTGGTCGTCGTCATGGCGCGCTACTGCCGTCCCAAGAACAAGAACGGCTACGAGGCGGGCAAAAAGGACCACGAGGACTTCTTCACGCCCCAGCAGCACGACAAGAGCAAAAAGCCCAAAAAGGACAAGAACAAGAAGAAATCCAAGCAGCCGCTGTACAGCAGCATCGTGACGGTGGAGGCCTCCAAGCCCAACGGCCAGCGCTACGACGGCGTCAACGAGAAGCTCTCCGACAGCCCCGGGATGGGCCGCTACCGCTCGGTCAACGGCGGGCCGGGCAGCCCCGACCTGGCGCGCCACTACAAGTCCAGCTCGCCGCTGCCCACCGTCCAGCTGCACCCGCAGTCGCCCACGGCCGGCAAGAAGCACCAGGCCGTGCAGGACCTGCCCCCCGCCAACACCTTCGTGGGCACCGGGGACAACATTTCCCTGGGCTCGGACCACTGCTCCGAGTACAGCAGCCAGACCATCAACAAGTACAACAAGCAG CTGGAGTCTATACCTGCCGAAAGAGCCCCTGGACACCCATGCACAGCAGAGCCCATGCGCCCCAGAGCCTATTTAGCATTGCCAATCCGCCTAACCAGCCCTCCTCTGAACTGTGGGACGCGCGCAGACGCCGCACCCGGACCAGGATTCGCAGCCAGGACTCCTTATTACAGCGCAGCGGTCGTAACCCCGGCGCTACCGTGCCGCCCGCCGTCCAGATTCGAAATGGGTCAAAAGTAA
- the pcdh7b gene encoding protocadherin-7b isoform X5, which yields MRTAGAVDYLCYSVLVTQLLGRSAAKQVLRYRLAEEGPADIRIGNVAADLGIVAGSGDVTFTLESGSDYFKIDNITGDLSTNERRIDREKLQQCQMIFDENECFIDFEVSVIGPSQSWVDLFEGKVTILDINDNTPSFPSPVLTLSVEENRPIGTLYLLPTATDRDFGRNGIERYELIQDGGDAPARRMGVGAAAGESHAGKRRFEDGSRSSSSVFELQVADTTDGDKQPQLIIKGALDREQRDSYELALRVRDGGDPPRSSQAILRVMITDVNDNSPRFEKAVYEADLPENSSPGAPILQLRALDADVGVNGQIEYVFGAATESVRRLLRLDESTGWLSVLHRIDREEVSQLRFSVTARDRGQPPKTDKATVVLNIKDENDNVPNIDIRKIGRIFLRDGVANVAEDVVVDTPVALVQVSDRDQGQNGMVTCTVVGDVPFQLKPASEIEGEMNKKKYFLHTSAPLDYELVQEYNVVIVAVDSGSPSLSSNNSLIVKVGDTNDNPPVFAKATVEVSFLENNAPGERVATVLALDADSGKNAEVSYSLDSSVNGVFSIDPDSGDIRVNAILDREQTERYEFKVIAKDKGVPVLEGSSTVVVLVADKNDNEPKFMQDVFTFYVKENLQPNSPVGMVTVMDADKGSNAQMSLFIEEEEEIFSIENDTGTIFSTMSFDREQKTAYSFRVKAVDGGDPPRSATATVSLFVMDENDNPPSVIFPLNNTYTLLPPASAVKTVVRTVMATDTDTGSNADLNFSIIGGNPFKLFEMDHATGVISLVGKLEQKHYGLHRLVVQVNDSGQPSQSTTTLVHVFVNESLANSSVVESMVARSLGTPLNADIAGDPNYDLSKQRLSIVIGVVSGIMTVILIILVVVMARYCRPKNKNGYEAGKKDHEDFFTPQQHDKSKKPKKDKNKKKSKQPLYSSIVTVEASKPNGQRYDGVNEKLSDSPGMGRYRSVNGGPGSPDLARHYKSSSPLPTVQLHPQSPTAGKKHQAVQDLPPANTFVGTGDNISLGSDHCSEYSSQTINKYNKQTLGPCLM from the coding sequence ATGAGGACCGCGGGCGCCGTGGACTACCTGTGCTACTCCGTGCTCGTCACGCAGCTGCTGGGCCGTTCCGCCGCCAAGCAGGTGCTCCGGTACCGGCTGGCCGAGGAGGGTCCCGCCGACATCCGGATAGGCAACGTGGCCGCCGACCTCGGCATCGTGGCGGGCTCCGGCGACGTGACGTTCACCCTGGAGTCCGGCTCCGACTACTTCAAGATCGACAACATCACCGGCGACCTGAGCACCAACGAGCGGCGGATAGACCGCGAGAAGCTGCAGCAGTGCCAGATGATCTTCGACGAGAACGAGTGCTTCATCGACTTCGAGGTGTCCGTCATCGGACCCTCGCAGAGCTGGGTCGACCTGTTCGAGGGCAAGGTGACCATCTTGGACATCAACGACAACACCCCCTCCTTCCCGTCGCCGGTGCTCACGCTGTCCGTGGAGGAGAACCGGCCGATCGGCACGCTGTACCTCCTCCCCACCGCCACCGACCGGGACTTCGGGCGCAACGGGATCGAGAGGTACGAGCTGATCCAGGACGGCGGGGACGCCCCCGCCCGGAGGATGGGCGTCGGCGCGGCCGCCGGCGAGTCCCACGCGGGGAAGCGGCGCTTCGAGGACGGGtcgcgcagcagcagcagcgtgttCGAGCTGCAGGTGGCCGACACCACCGACGGCGACAAGCAGCCGCAGCTCATCATCAAAGGCGCGCTGGACCGGGAGCAGCGCGACTCGTACGAGCTGGCGCTGCGCGTCCGCGACGGCGGCGACCCCCCGCGCTCCTCGCAGGCCATCCTGCGCGTCATGATCAcggacgtgaacgacaacagCCCGCGCTTCGAGAAGGCCGTGTACGAGGCGGACCTGCCCGAGaacagctccccgggcgcccccATCCTGCAGCTGAGGGCGCTGGACGCCGACGTGGGGGTCAACGGGCAGATCGAGTACGTGTTCGGCGCCGCCACCGAGTCGGTGCGACGTCTCCTGCGCCTGGACGAGAGCACCGGCTGGCTGAGCGTCCTGCACCGGATCGACCGCGAGGAGGTGAGCCAGCTGCGCTTCAGCGTGACGGCCCGCGACCGCGGCCAGCCCCCCAAGACCGACAAGGCCACCGTGGTGCTCAACATCAAGGACGAGAACGACAACGTGCCCAACATCGACATCCGCAAGATCGGCCGCATCTTCCTGCGCGACGGCGTGGCCAACGTGGCGGAGGACGTGGTGGTGGACACGCCCGTCGCGCTGGTGCAGGTGTCCGACCGAGACCAGGGCCAGAACGGCATGGTGACCTGCACCGTGGTCGGGGACGTGCCCTTCCAGCTGAAGCCGGCCAGCGAGATCGAGGGCGAGATGAACAAGAAGAAGTACTTCCTGCACACGTCGGCGCCGCTGGACTACGAGCTGGTGCAGGAGTACAACGTCGTCATCGTGGCCGTGGACTCCGGCAGCCCCAGCCTGTCCAGCAACAACTCGCTCATCGTCAAGGTGGGCGACACCAACGACAACCCGCCCGTCTTCGCCAAGGCCACGGTGGAGGTGTCGTTCCTGGAGAACAACGCCCCCGGCGAGCGGGTGGCCACCGTGCTGGCCCTGGACGCCGACAGTGGCAAGAACGCCGAAGTCTCCTATTCGCTCGACTCGTCCGTGAACGGCGTGTTTTCCATCGACCCCGACAGCGGGGACATCAGGGTGAACGCCATTTTGGACCGAGAGCAGACGGAGCGCTACGAGTTCAAGGTCATCGCGAAGGACAAGGGCGTACCGGTCCTGGAGGGCTCCTCCACCGTCGTCGTCCTCGTAGCCGACAAGAACGACAACGAGCCCAAGTTCATGCAGGACGTCTTCACGTTTTACGTGAAGGAGAACCTACAGCCCAACAGCCCCGTCGGCATGGTGACGGTGATGGACGCTGACAAGGGGTCCAACGCCCAAATGAGCCTCTTCattgaagaagaagaggagatcTTCTCCATCGAGAACGACACCGGCACCATTTTCTCCACCATGTCGTTCGACCGCGAGCAGAAGACGGCGTACTCCTTCCGTGTCAAGGCGGTGGACGGCGGCGACCCGCCCCGCTCAGCCACGGCGACCGTGTCGCTCTTTGTCATGGACGAGAACGACAACCCGCCCTCCGTCATTTTCCCGCTCAACAACACCTACACCCTGCTACCTCCAGCCAGCGCCGTAAAGACGGTGGTGCGAACGGTCATGGCCACCGACACCGACACGGGCTCCAACGCCGACCTGAACTTCAGCATCATTGGAGGCAACCCCTTCAAGCTGTTCGAGATGGACCACGCCACCGGGGTCATCTCGCTGGTGGGGAAGCTGGAGCAGAAGCACTACGGGCTCCACCGCCTGGTGGTCCAGGTGAACGACAGTGGCCAGCCGTCCCAGAGCACCACCACCCTGGTCCACGTCTTCGTCAACGAGAGCCTGGCCAACTCCAGCGTGGTGGAGTCAATGGTGGCCAGGAGCCTGGGCACCCCGCTCAACGCGGACATCGCAGGAGACCCCAACTACGACCTCAGCAAGCAGCGCCTCAGCATCGTCATCGGCGTCGTGTCCGGCATCATGACGGTCATCCTCATAATCCTGGTCGTCGTCATGGCGCGCTACTGCCGTCCCAAGAACAAGAACGGCTACGAGGCGGGCAAAAAGGACCACGAGGACTTCTTCACGCCCCAGCAGCACGACAAGAGCAAAAAGCCCAAAAAGGACAAGAACAAGAAGAAATCCAAGCAGCCGCTGTACAGCAGCATCGTGACGGTGGAGGCCTCCAAGCCCAACGGCCAGCGCTACGACGGCGTCAACGAGAAGCTCTCCGACAGCCCCGGGATGGGCCGCTACCGCTCGGTCAACGGCGGGCCGGGCAGCCCCGACCTGGCGCGCCACTACAAGTCCAGCTCGCCGCTGCCCACCGTCCAGCTGCACCCGCAGTCGCCCACGGCCGGCAAGAAGCACCAGGCCGTGCAGGACCTGCCCCCCGCCAACACCTTCGTGGGCACCGGGGACAACATTTCCCTGGGCTCGGACCACTGCTCCGAGTACAGCAGCCAGACCATCAACAAGTACAACAAGCAG